Part of the Cinclus cinclus chromosome 10, bCinCin1.1, whole genome shotgun sequence genome is shown below.
AGATTTGCTGGACAGCTTGTCTTGTCACAACAAGGAcatatttgcctttcttttctttcctttgcccCTTCCCACATCTCCTTCTGTTCCTCTTGCAGCCACTATTAAACGTAAATCACTCAAGTGAAACAAAAACAGATATCAATGTATGTACAGTGCCAATTACCAAAACACACTCTTCAGTAATTCTAATGAGACATTACTGTTAGCACCTGCTTGGGAATATGCGCTCCTGattcaggcagcagagctgccctcaGGACCCTGAGATTCTTTGGAGAATTGGCCAATTCACTGAATGTTTCTGCAAAGGTTGCATAGGTGTTCAGCTCTTTGGATTATCTGATCCTAACCAGAtattttgaagacaaaaaggCCAGCTTTGCAGCATGAACTTTCATTGGAGCTGGTTGTCTAAATGCCTCCTGTACTTCTGCCAGTCTCTTCTTCAACTGAATTTTCCCCAGGCTAATGTCCTTCCACATTAGAACACTGTCATGGTCCAAGGTTAGACACTTGGAGGAGATATTTACCCACACTTTGGGCTGGCTGGAAGCTCCTTATTAGCACAGCCTATGACTCTCACCATGGCTTGAAGACAGGCTCATCAACGTGGGCTGAGGGCTCACCAGAGTCTGGCCAGTATAAATCCAGGCAGAGCTCATCCCTGTTGTCTGCAGAAACAGGGAATAGGGAGCAGCATCTCTATGCCTACACACCAGCCATGGTAAATTCAGATATCTTGACAAACCTTCAGGTGGGTTTATTTCCCAAGAGGTTCTGTAGAGCTGCACAGAAGGACTTCTTAGTACCTTGTGAATGATTAATAAAAtgcaggagggaaagggaggaaaagaagatGGAAATAAGAGAGTGCTGATGGCAGCCTGAGGACTGCAGAGGAGAGGTGTGAACACAGAGCAAGTGCTGTTAGAGGGAGAAGCTCATCCTCCAGTGTCTGGCAGTGATTTTAACACATGTAAGGTCACCAGTGCCATCATTATACCAAACAAGTGGTGCCTTTTAGAGAAATGACTCACCTTAAGTGACCCTTTCCCAGGAATTTTGTTCTTTATGCTTCAGACAGGAAGATTGTCATATGGATCAGCAAACCTGTCACCCAACATATGCTACAACCACAGACTTTTGAGGGGTTGCACCATAATATTAACTGGGCTGCAATGAGCCACTTGTTCTAAAGGAATCACCTCCTCCTGGCTGGAAGGTATCCCTCAGGCATCTCTTTTTGCAGGATCAGCACCCGGATATCTGTATTTCATTGTTGTTTTAGCCATTGACAATTCCCCAGCTGCCACTTTTTATGCTTTGGAAAACTAGTTGAGCCCTCATTCTTTCTCAGCTGTCAAAGAGGCTCTCCACACCATTGCAACCATTGAAAAACAAAGcactggtttggtttggtttggtttggtttggtttggtttggtttggtttggtttggtttggttctgCCCAGCCTGGTGAGGAAGAGGTGAGGAATTGAGTGAACAAATCTGTTAATATCTATAGGAATCTGCCTACAACCATCACTAAGTCTATTCTGAGGGCTCCAGTGGGATTTGACTTTTGCCATAGGTCTACTAGCAAAAACTGGTGTAGCCAAATATAcctgtaaagaaaaatgtaaagaagGTGGCTTCTGAGCAGAAAAATCCCTGAACACAGGGAATTCTGCAGATAAGATATAGTAGTTTCTGACCATTGCATTTAAGGATTTCTGATATCAGTAAACACCTCACCATGAGGTAATTTGAGCGACATCTGCATAACAACTGTGGTATCAGAGAAGTGAATGTGAATTCAAAGTCATTCTGAATTAttcaggcaggcaggcaggcatcCCTGTCTGACAAGCCCCACGACTGTGGTGCCAGAGGAGGCAATGTCTCCCTCAGTGTCACACCATGGTCCGTTTGCAACGGGAGGGCTTTGAAGATAGGTATCTGTctttaattgaaataaataaagtaattgCAGGTGCCTGTTATTCTAGCTTTCCCATGAGGACACTTAGCAGTCTTTACAGAGCTCTTAGTACAGCTCATTTTGGAGCAGGAGATACAGAAGGATCTGCTGACCACATTGCAGAGGGATCCTGcatggcagcagtgctgtgcatgACATGGAGACATGGAGAGGGAAACCTCTGCTCTGTCCTCAGCAGGCACAGTCACAGCTGAGAACTCCTCTCTGGCATTTcagcctggggagagcagccagTCTTTATCTGAGCAACTTGGCAGAAACAACATGGACATTTAGCAGGGGAGAGCTTCAGTTTGGAAATAATCAAGGGTACAAAGACCTTTTGTCCTTGGGGGCTGGCTTCCTATTAAATGCTTTGCACAGGTCAGGGAGGCCCTGTGTTTTGACCTGGGGCTTCCTTAAAATCCAACAGCCCCCCTCGATGTCGTGCAGGAGTTATCACAGGTAATCACACGTGTTAGATGGAGTCATTTGATGAGCAGTGTCTGGGATGCAGCGACCTGGGCttaaacacagcacagcaggcagctgactgtggctgtgcagctctgggatccAAAATCAGCCAGCTAAGCATGGCATTATTCCAGCTGACTGAGCAGAGAGAGGCCCCTGAGCTGTGCCAAAAGTTCACAGGTACAAGAGCCCACCCTGACACAGCTGCACTCTCAtgtgcaggcactgctgctgcccagtgagGGAGTTTGTGTTTGCTCTTTGTGGCCAAATCCTGGGCAAAGCATATTGTGTTCCCCAAACCAGGGATCTAAGGGgtaaaaatgtgaagttttGTAAGAGCAGACGTTCCCAGTATCACACAAAGAGAATTGGCAGCTCCCCAGTGCAGGTACAAgcatgaggaggaggaggaggaagaacaagaggaggaggaggaggaggaagggctgCTCAGCACTCTGTcctgggctgtggcagggctgctggcatGGGCTGGCATGTGCCACACCACCACCCACCCCAGCAGGGTCACCAGGCTGACTCCTGGCAGGGATTCAGGGGAGAAGAGCCCTCAGTGAGGTGTACCAGGCTATCACTTGGCTGTTGTTCGGGACTTTGAATTACAAATATTTACAAGGGAGCAATGGAAGCAGTGCTCCAAGCCTGACCTCTGAGGCAGagctttctttagttttatttcctttggtaGGTAAGCTTGGAAGATGCCCCTTGCAGGTGGTGACCAGCCACCTTTGCCAAGTAGTTCATTTTCACTATACACCCTTCAGTCCATCCTTTTTTTACCTCTGATGGCATGTTCCTTGGATCCAGACCACATGGGAAACACTTGTAACCAATCTCAATTAgctatttgtttttaaattgtcCATTTGTATCCCTTTTATGTCCAATGACATTAGTGAGTGATTGCACAGGGTCTGTTTTATGCCTACACATTGACATAAGTTATGCTGTGTGATCGTTTAATGTGCTGGAACTGCATGACAGTCTCTGCCTTCCTGTCTGCTTCCATTTGGGAGCAATGCAAATCCTAGTGGCAGCAGTTAAATACAGTTTGataaataataatagaaaagtAACATTAGATTATTACTCTACATTACTTCTTTGAAGGCAATTGCATCTGCCAGtttacaatatattttttctcccaAACTGCAGAGAAAATCTTGACAGCCTGAATTACCATTTCATTTCCAACTAGGAAAACACTGACAAGCTTTAAAGGATGGTTTTGAAGAGGAACCATGGACACCTAAAGATGTAAACTACAGTTGGGTAAAAAAATCCTCAAGGGTTCTTAGGTACAGGAGATTATTTACTGCAGTACCATCTAAGCAAGATTTTTGCTATAAAACCCCACACCATATGTGCTTTTCCTGACTATGACTCATCATCTAAATAGAAATTCAATTCCAGTCTCAGGGACTCTAtgattaaacacattttttgctgttgcttcTACTGTGTTTATGTATGATTTTACATCTGTCTCATCTCTGTTTCTTTATCCTTAATAGTCAATGTAAGTTCTCTGGTTGACCtgattcagtgattttttttccccccacggGTGAGTGAAACTTGGTGGCTTCAGCTTAAAGGAGTGGTGGGTTTGCAGAGCCCAAAGTGACGTTGATGTTGCTCACCTGCCATTTTGCAGACAGTAGAAGAGGAACTTCTCCCACGTGTACTACTGTGTCCATGTTATGGTGGTGCCAGGGCTCAGAGGTGTGCGGTTCACATGCTTCGGGTGCTGCCTGGATGATTCAAAAGAACCATaacagaaaacacaggagaTTTTGACCAGCCTCAGGTCTGTAAGTACATTTTAAACCCACAAAGTTTGAGTGTGTTTGAAATGTActcaaatatttccttctcCACCATTGTGTCCTCATGACCCATTGAATCATCAAAGGCTCGGAGATGAAAGAAGGACTTATGGTTAGAAAATGCAAAGGACTCTCTGCTGAATGGGGAATGGTTTGTTgtatcttctttttcctttctttttctttcttttttttttttttaatccaagaACAAATAGCTCTGGTGGATAATTCTCTGTGAGGGTTTTGCTGTAATGAGTAACTGGGCTtccaaaatgctgttttatgAATAAAGTAAATAAGCTCCCCAtcacaaaaccccacagaaatcAATTGCAAAATCCCCATAGTGTTTCATGAGCTTTGAGTCACACTCAGGGCGGAAAATTGCCCAAACCAATAGCCTGTAGTAAATCAAAAGAGAGCATGGTCCTTTCAGATAATATTAATGATGACTTTCTTCAGGCTATTTCCTACATGTGATAACATAAGATCTGTTACCCTATTCAGCTGGAGAAAAGACACCTCATACACCTGAACATCTTCTAGTGGCCTAAGATGGCACTGGCAGGTCAAATGCACCACTGGGATAATTCTCCTGAGCCAAAGAGGCTGAACCAAAGAAGTATTTACTGAGCTGGCACAAGTGTCTAATGTTTGTATTTGCTGTAAGGGTTTTTTACCTTTTCAGAAATGGCTGTAATTTATCTTGGAGATGAATAAGTTTCCACCAGGTCAGAGTGAATCTGTTGAAAAAGGACGCCTGAGGACCTTTAAGCCTTTCTCTCCCATGAGATGGGTATGGAGGTGGAACTGCCCACCCTGTAGAGGCTGCATTGATATTTAAATATGAACTTTACATAAGAATGTATTATTTTCAACCTCAGAAATATTTACCAAAAAATCAGGGATCACGACCTGCTggacaaaaggaaaacagtcaCAGCCCTGAAAGCTGGAGAAGACCGGGCCATACTGCTGGGGCTGGCCATGATGGTGTGCTCTATCATGATGTACTTCCTGCTGGGAATCACGCTGCTACGCTCCTACATGCAAAGGTAATTTCatggctgtccctgctctcacACCCTCTGCTCCAGTTGACTTCATGTGGTTTAATCTTTGGACTCTTTTTATTAAAGTTTTATAATTGTTCATTTGGACGACACAGGTCTAGATCTGCATTTCCTTGCCCCAGTATAAATTAGGCACAGCCACAGTGAAAGCAGTTCTGGTAATGCTGGAATGAAGTGAGAGAAGAAGTAGATCCCTGTTTGACGAAATCTCGACCCACAGGCTATAGACTTGGCACAGTTTAACACCAGCATAATATCCATATCAGCTGGCCTGCAATCTGCTGAACCTTATAAGCTTCTCAGGGGCTGTTGCTGAAAAGCCCAGACTCAGGacaaaagagcaaaaattattttgcaactTTGAGAAACGATATGCTTCCAAATGAAGGATGGAGAATTAATTTGGGAAAGAAATCAAGCTCTTCGTAGCATGTAGTTTTCCATGTCAGttattgctttcattttaacaAGTGAAATCCTCATGAAAGATAGTAATTTGCTGAAAGCCAAAGACCATCTTTCATcattcctgcactgcacttaatttttctgcagttttctctgGCTTCCTCCTCTGTCACCAAGCAGAGAGTTTGGACTGTGATTCATTAACAACATTTGCAATCAGTTTTCAAGCATCAGTCCTATTTAAAATCCAGCTCAGACTCCAGTAAGACtgtgatggggttttttttctgctctgattGGTGGagttaagagaataaaaaatgtgTAACTGGGGATCAAAGCATTATTCTGCCATGGCCCAAACCACACTAAGGCAGGGGCACATACCTGGAATATTTTGGGTTAAACACCTCAGGCTGCTCCTTAGGCGGGTGCAAGAAATGCCTACAGATAACTGGTGTGAACATCCTCAATTATACTGATGCACCTGCATGAGAGTATTCCCTCTTGACCCTGCAGTGATAAGGAACACAGTTGAGGATGAGTTGTACTGATTTGCAGCATCTTATTTATGTGataaagttattttttcctctttaaatcAAGGCAAAATTTAGATTTTGAAAACTGAGATCAAGACCTGTTAGGTATCCAAGGGCATTTGCTATTCCAAATTGCTCTCCCAGATCTTTCAGCAATATCAGGATAAATTGCAGAGGCTGCTAAGGTCAAAATCGCTCACGTGGAAAGAGTTGATTTATATTATATgatatgtgaaaaaaaatgccagaagATATCAAAACACCTCCAAAATATCAACTATTCCATCTTCACAAGTCTGTGGTAGGTAGGTGCTACGTTATTACCCCCCTGCATGAATAAAACAGCAGCCAGAAAATTGAAAGTGAGGAGAAGACAGCCCAGGAGCCTTTGCTGTCACTTTTTTCCATACAGATCTCCTCAGGGGTTATTTTCCTTAACAGCAATACCCCTCCAACAAATACTGcctgggaggggggaaaaaaccctttcaTTCAATTCCCACTGCCCCACCCCCCAGAAAACATAAcataatttaatataaatgtaaaatgGAATATGCAAGCAGAATTACTGTCAAAGTAAAACAGCAATAGAATTAGAAATCTTTGATATCACTTACTATGTAAAGCCTCTtatagggtttttttgaggggCAAGCAGACCCTCATCCCCTTCATGGTAGGGCAAGACAGTCAGTTTGGGGGTGAGCTGGTGGGCTGAGCACACAAAGAGCTTTTTGCAGAGCCCTCAGTGTGCCCTTTCCCCAAGGGAAACACAGCTGtagatttttaaatgcatgcCAGCAAACATTGCTAGTACACCGCCAGGCTCCATCGTTCCAGTTTTAGCCTCTGGTGAATTGGAGATGAGATGAAATCCTCCAGAAAAGTTACAACCGCTGACTTAACCTACAGAACACTGAGCAAGCTGCCACTAGGAAAGCTTTCCTAtaggcagagctgtgtgaggCACCACTTGAGGGTTCCTATGTCTTCATGTACATGAGAATCCATACCCTGCTAATTCAAAATTGTCCTCTCAACCTTCACTTTAAATTGGCCTGGATTTTGAGTTAACTCTCAAGCCTTAGCTCAGGGTGTCCTGTCAGGCAGTACCATGTGTGTTGTACTctctccagcacaggctgctcagttttcttctctgtctgcTGACACCCTTTTAAATATATACCTTCTCCGGGGTCAAAGTCCCAGTTCACTTTCCATTTATACACAGACATAAGTGAATAGGGTAATTTTGTGCCAAAGGCTAAAGTTTGGGTACTACAGAATAAAACACTTCATGTGATGAGTGATGTGAGACATCCCAGGCTTTGCTGCAACACAGCCTCTCCTACAAGATGCTCCAGGTATATCTCTGATGGGAAGACTGAGATGGCTTTAGTGCTTATTTGCCTATTCTTGCCTCGCTCTAATGtctccttttttcctgctcAGTGTCTGGACAGAAGAGACTCAGTGCTCACTTCTCAATGCATCCATCACAGAAACCTTTAACTGCTCATTTAACTGCGGTCCAGAGTGCTGGAAAATCTCTCAGTACCCCTGCCTGCAGGTGTATGTTAATCTCACCTCTTCTGGCCAGAAGCTTCTACTCTACCACACCGAGGaaacaatgaaaattaattctgaggTAGGAGCACAGAATCAAATTTGTTCCTAAATGGGTTTCTGGAGGGCTTCTCATCTCATTACATCCATTCCTCACTTTAAAGCAATATAgcacttccagctgctgcttcactgATAAATACagagcagagaaagcagaaatcagTGCAAAAACCCAGTTCACATGTCTGGAGAGGGGCAACCACCTCCATCCACTCCTATggggtgctgtgcccagaggCTGGAGCCTCCCTCATTCTTTCCAAGAGCTCTACAGGAGCAAGGGATCACCGAGCACTTGTCACATTGATATTCTCATGGAACTGTGGACAAGACACTTCCCACCCAGGAATGGCTCCCCATGACAGTGAACACCCCTAGAAATGTGCAGGGAGCATCCACGTGACAGTGAGAATGGAAATGGCCATTGTGCTGGGCCAGGCAAGGTGGCAGGGGGAGACAAGAGCCCATCTCCATCTCTGGTGACAAACTCTGTGCCGAAGAGCTCCACTGatggcagctgtgctgctgggctccAGTCACTGCATTTGCCCTGCAAAGATCCTGAAAGTTTGCTGAGTGGGGAGTGCTGCAagataaaagcagcagcataaaTATAAAAGGCCTGGCTTTGGGACGTGAATAAGATAAGGAGTTACCCCATCTTTACAGCACAGCTTCCCTGATTCCGTACACTGGACTAATGGAATTATTTTGAGCAAGTCTGAAGAATTCCCCTCTCTGCTTCTGCAAGTACAAAGTGCTGTGTAGCTCCAGCCAGGTGGGATGGAGAGAGCTCGTGTGTGATGGGGAGGTGGTGAGGAGAGGCACAGAAGGGGCTCccccagcagtggcagcacagctgtgtgCCTGACCCAGGGCCATGCATTGCTCCCTCTtcagggcagctccagctccttccacagaacagggaacagggaaatgTCTCTCTCCCCACTTTCCTTTCTTCATATTGACAGCACCTCTGTCCCTCAGAGTACAAACTGGAATGAGCTGGGACACAGTGGAATCATTAGACTTACAGGCACCAGGTTTTCTTTAACTACTTGGTTATCCAAGGTCACTGAACCCCAAACTTGGCAAAGCACGCCCCAGAACAGCAGATCCCCGGATCAGGCTGCTGACAACGTAACCTATTGTGTTTCTATTTATAGCAGCTGTTCAGTAGAACAAATTACTTCTGCATATTAAGATGAAGTGATATTAAAATTAGTCAAAGCATGGCATGGTTGCACAAGGCTGCCTATTCTGCTGCATAATTAACTCTCGTGGCTGAGAGATGGAGTCCTCTGGATCTGAAGTGTGAAATGAAGAAGAgttccccctttttcccctctgctctggcatCCACTGTCCACGAAGCCTGAGGCAGGACAGACCCCACTTCCTGCTGGGGCACAAGCAAAATCATGATGTTCACACCTTAGTTTGATTACAAGAAATCAGATAAATCTCTATGCTCCCATGATTCAAATAAATCGAGAGATTCAGCATAAATTTCCACATTCTGTTATTgatcatttttgttttctgaagtgCACTTTGAAATTCTCCCAGATGCCACCTCTTCTTAATTTAGTGTAGGCACAGTTAATACTTCTCCAGCCCAAGGTTGTTTTACAGGTTAAGCTCTGCTCTCAGGAGGATTCCTAGGTTTTCCTGACATGCTGCTGGCTGTGTGACCTGAATAAAAAAGCAGTTCTGAGTGGAAGTTTGCAATGTCTATAAATTACCTGTCTTCTTGCTCATGGCTCAGATCAGCAGAGTTTCCAAGCTCAAATCAGCACAGTCAGTCTCAGCACTCCAGGTGtgctttccctcttccctggcCAGAGAGTATCCCCATGCAGCAGGAAAGCAgtcctgagcagtgctgggtggtGATGCTCCAGCTGGGTGCTAAGTTGTGTCTCTCCATCTACTCAGAGCTGTGTTCCCTGTCTTTACccttgccaaaaaaaaaaaaaaaggaaaagaaaaccctgTGCCTGGCTCACTGAGCTCTGCCATTACTGTGGACAACACTGGTTCTGACACTCCAAGGCCAACACCAGTGACTTTCAAAAGTTGAGCACCCCTCCACCAACCTCTCTGCTTTGATGAGCAcccacacacagagacagagcaGCATCAGCACGGACAGAGCAAAATCCACTTTGATTTTAAATAATGGTTTATCCAAGAGAATTGCTGTCTAACCTGGCTGTCAGCTCAGAAGGTGGAATAAGAGTAGGCACAATTTATACTGAGATCTGCAGCATGCTGCTGCCAGTCTCTGGTGGGAATCAGTGGGAAGTCAGTGGATATCTGTCAAGCTGCTTGAGTCT
Proteins encoded:
- the LOC134047795 gene encoding calcium-activated potassium channel subunit beta-2 isoform X2, whose protein sequence is MFIWTSGRGSTSYRHDEKRNIYQKIRDHDLLDKRKTVTALKAGEDRAILLGLAMMVCSIMMYFLLGITLLRSYMQSVWTEETQCSLLNASITETFNCSFNCGPECWKISQYPCLQVYVNLTSSGQKLLLYHTEETMKINSECSYIPKCGKNYEESMSLVNVVMENFRKYQRFSCFYDPEGVQKNVILTKLYSSNVLFHSLFWPTCMMIGGVAIVAMVKLTQYLSLLCERIQRISR